The DNA segment GCTGACCACCGACGGGCGGATTTTTCATGGCTGCAATGTAGAGAATGCCTCATACGGGCTGTGTAACTGCGGTGAGCGCACCGCTTTTTTTGCTGCTGTAGCTGCGGGAGTGCGGCCCGGGGAGTTTGCCCGGCTGGTAGTAGCCGGAGATACCCCAGGACCGATCTCACCCTGTGGGGCCTGTCGGCAGGTTATGGTGGAGCTTGGCGGGGCCGGGTTGCCGGTTACCCTGGTTAACCTGGGCGATGCGCGTCTGGACACCACCGCCGGTGAGCTGCTGCCCGGGGCATTTGCTGCTGACGACATGGCCGATTGAGACAGGACTGTCCGGCAGAGGCACCGGGTCCAGATGTCGTTTGCCAATTACCCGGAACATGCTACAGTATCGACATGGAAATCCAGCTTGAATCAGAGATTGGCCCCCTGCGCACGGTTGTGGTGCATACCCCCGGTTCAGAGATTGAGTCCGTTACCCCGGCCAGTGCCGAGGAATTGCTGTACAACGATGTGATACCGCTGGATGATGTACAGCAGGAACACACCCAGCTGATGGCTGTGTTGAATCGGGTTTCTGCGGTGGTGCAGTCCACGGATCTGCTGCGGCAGGCGGTGGTAACCAGCGAGCAGCGTCGCGAACTTGCCCTGTCGCTCATGAGGCCAGAGGTTCGGCAACGGGCGGATAGTGGCTGGCTGCGGGAATTGAGTGAACTCTCCCCCGAAGCATTTCTGCAGGCGGCTATTCAGGGGGTCCCGAACCGGCGAGCCAGTTTTGCCGATTTCCTGTCCCGGCGACGCTACGACATTCCCGCTCTGCCCAACTGGTATTTTATGCGGGATGCGGCGATGGCCTACCATCGCGGTATCGTTATCGGGGCTATGGCCTATCCGGTACGGCGCAACGAGGCCTTGCTGGCACGCGCCATGCTGGCGCCGTATTCACCGGTTATATGGGACGGCAGCTGTGCTCGGGACCCGGAGATATCGCTGGAGGGGGGAGACTTTCTGGTAGCCAGGCGGGACCTGCTGGTAGTGGGGTTGTCGGAGCGAACCTCGGCAGCAGGTCTTGATCAGCTGCTGACCGCCTTGCAGCAGTACCGCACAGAAGCGGGACTGGATATACCGTTCGAGGTGATTGCGGTGCAGCTGCCGCACGAGCGGACCTGTATCCACCTGGATATGGCCGTAACCCAGCTGGATCTTGACTGCATGCTGGTCTACGAACCCCTTATTCTGGGGCGCCGCCGAGCACCGGTGGTGCGCTGTCAGGTGGTGCCGGGGAAACCCCCGCGTATTTTTTATGCTGATTCCCTCCCGGCGGCGCTGGCGGCAGCCGGGATGCCGGTTCAGACTGTAGCCTGTGGCGGTGTCGACCCGGTGGTAGCCGAGCGTGAGCAATGGCTGGCCGGCACCAATATGTTCAGCTACGGCCCCGGCAAGGCGATCGGCTATGACTGCAACCGCGCCACACTCGAGGAGCTGGATCGAGCCGGCTTCGAGATTGTCCGGGCCGATGATGTCCTTAGCGGCGTATCCGACCCCCTGGCTCCCGGACGCCGGATTATTGCCGTGAGCGGTACCGAGCTGGCCAGGGGAGGAGGCGGTGTCCGCTGCATGACCCTGCCGCTGTATCGTGATCCCGTTGATTGATCCCCGGAATCTGACGGTCGCCATCCCCGCCGCCCATCCACTCCCGTCGATGCAAATGCAGGATCGGGCTCTATCGGTTATACTGGTAGGGAACTGTACACCTGCATTCTGCATACGAGGAGGAGACAATGAAGACTGTAGATCGAAGCATTCCGCGTGAACGGGTGGTAGTGGTATCCAATCGTCTGGCGGTCTCGGTACACCTCATTGGTGATTCTATCGAGTATCGTCAGAGCATGGGCGGGCTGGCCACCGGACTGTCGAGTCTGCGCGGGGACTATAGAATGCTCTGGGTCGGATGGCCGGGGCTGCCAAGCGAGGGGCTGTCCGATACGCAACGCAGAGAGATCGATGCCCGTTTGATTGCCGATTATGACAGTGTCCCGGTCGACCTTTCGGAGCAGGATATCCAGGAGTTTTATCTCGGGTTCT comes from the Spirochaeta africana DSM 8902 genome and includes:
- a CDS encoding cytidine deaminase; amino-acid sequence: MSRRSDHREGPAGRIPSIETLISEARAARCNAYVPYSGFQVGAALLTTDGRIFHGCNVENASYGLCNCGERTAFFAAVAAGVRPGEFARLVVAGDTPGPISPCGACRQVMVELGGAGLPVTLVNLGDARLDTTAGELLPGAFAADDMAD
- a CDS encoding arginine deiminase family protein, which translates into the protein MEIQLESEIGPLRTVVVHTPGSEIESVTPASAEELLYNDVIPLDDVQQEHTQLMAVLNRVSAVVQSTDLLRQAVVTSEQRRELALSLMRPEVRQRADSGWLRELSELSPEAFLQAAIQGVPNRRASFADFLSRRRYDIPALPNWYFMRDAAMAYHRGIVIGAMAYPVRRNEALLARAMLAPYSPVIWDGSCARDPEISLEGGDFLVARRDLLVVGLSERTSAAGLDQLLTALQQYRTEAGLDIPFEVIAVQLPHERTCIHLDMAVTQLDLDCMLVYEPLILGRRRAPVVRCQVVPGKPPRIFYADSLPAALAAAGMPVQTVACGGVDPVVAEREQWLAGTNMFSYGPGKAIGYDCNRATLEELDRAGFEIVRADDVLSGVSDPLAPGRRIIAVSGTELARGGGGVRCMTLPLYRDPVD